The genomic region AGCTCCGCCTCGGTGCGAAAACCCAAGATGGAATCATCATCACCAAGAAGGGCCTGCCACTCGGTGCCCTGCTGGCGCCATTTTGGCGCCCACAGAGTATAAAAGTCGCCTTCAGTTAAAGAAATTTGGATCGGAACAATCGCGCGTGAGCTCATGGGCGACAATTCTACCCAAAGCCTATCCGGTCGGACGCCAGAAGCCCTTAAATTCCATCCCGATATTGGAGGTTCGCAGCGGATTGACTTGGACAGGATCGCCTGCCTCCACGATTTGGCCATCGCCGGCATACATTGCCACGTGGCCATCCCACACGACTAGATCGCCTTTGACCAGCTCATCGGCCGAGACCTGGGTGCCTACGGTTTGTTCTTCCGCGAGGCGAGGTAATTCCACACCAGCTTCTCGGTAGGCGTATTGAGTAAGCCCCGAGCAATCGAATCCATTAGGCGATGTTCCACCCCACACATAAGGGGTTCCCACCATGGAAAGTGCAGTATCCACTGCCTTTTCACCAGCGGCAGAACCCTGTGATGAACCAGATGAAGATCCCGCACTGGATGCTGACCCTGCCGGATCATCCTCAGTCATCGGGGTGACCGTTGTATTAGTGGGCCCCGCAGCACTGTTTCCCGCCGGCAAAAATCCGGTGTTCCCGGAGACTGCCTCCAGCTCTTGCACGGCGGGCTTTCCGCCGTCTACTTGAGAAGAAATCGTGCGGGAGGCAATCTCTGCCAGGGGAGAGCTGATGGCAGCTAGTTCATTGACCAAGCTTCCGGTCCGCGCCGTGGCCCGGCCTAGATATTCCATCGCCAAAGCTTTCAATGCTGCCTCTGCTCCCATTCGTGCGGCGGGATGAGGAACTAATAGGCCCATGGCCAGTGGCATCGCGCGAGTGCCCAGTTCCATGGCTAAACCGAGGAGATCCTGCGCGCAGGAGCCAATAAGACCACTGGCCTGCGCAGCGACAGTGCGAATCGTGTCTTGATCCTTTTCTAAAATTCCCACCTCATCGAGGATCTTCGCAGGATTAGTCCCTGCAATCTGAGCCAGCGGAGCGACAGCGGAAATATCGGGAGCATTGACTAAAGATAGTTGCGGAAGTGACGGTGGCTTGAGCTCGGCGACTTTGGCGATGGTATCCACAATTACGTTCATGATTAACTCACTTGGAATCCTTGGAATGCCTGGCTAGCGGCATTATCTGTGGCTTCGGCAGCATCAGCTAAAGCAAAACCACTGCGGGCTATATGGGCGGTATCGGCGTGCAATTGCTCCGAGCGGGCAGTGAGATTGCTCAGCGCTTGGCTAAGGATGTCCACAAATCCTGCGACCATGGCATCATCAGGCAATGGTGTAGGCGATGGCGCGGCAAAGGTTGAGGCCACATCTAAATCCCGCGCGAGCGCGCGAGTATATTCCGCATCAATTTCAAAAGTATTAGGTGGGTTCATACTCAATTAAGACTGCGCGGATAACAGAATGGTTCCGCTAATGATTTACGATGTAGCTTATGGATATCCACGTAGTTGACCACCCACTTGCTTCTTCTCGTTTAACCCTGATGCGCGATAAGCGCAGCGACAATGCCGCATTCCGCGCCGCCTTGGCTGACCTTGGCGGAATGCTGGTTTATGAAGCTTCCCGAAATCTTCCGGTTGAGCACTTCGAATGCGAAACCCCTGTTGCCACCGCCGATGGCACCCGCTTGCTTGATCCACCGATTATCGTACCCATTATTCGTGCAGGCCTGGGCATGATTGACCCAGCTTTGTCGATGATCCCTGATGCCCAGGTGGGCTTTATCGGCATGGCGCGCAATGAAGAAACCCACGAGCCAGTGCCGTACCTGGAAGCCTTGCCAGAAGATTTGAGCGGGCGCACGGTGTTCTTGGTGGATCCGATGCTGGCAACCGGAGGTTCGTTGCTGCATTCTTTGAAGCTGCTCGTCGACCGCGGTGCCACCGATATCGTCGCCATTTGCCTTATCTCCGCACAACCTGGCGTGGACGCATTGGCGGAGTCTGGATATCCAGTTCGTCTGGTCACTGCATGCATCGACCCAGCACTGGATGAAAATGCGTACATCATCCCAGGCCTGGGCGATGCTGGTGACCGTTTGTACGGCCCACGCAATATTGATCTTTAAAAACCAAGGTCAAATACACCTCACCTAGCCTGTGCAGCAGGGTGAAAAATTAACGTGGAAAGATCACCAGCGCTAGGTTAAGCTCACAGATGTCAGTGACTCTTGAAGAATCTCGGGGGAGCTTTGGACAAAAGTCATTGGCATCTTTTTAATCTTGAAACGGTGTACAGGACAGACCTTGGGGGTGAGGTCCATGGCTGTAAGCGTTGATCGTTTGCTGTGGGCAAGTTACGGGTTTACATTTTCACAAAATTTAAGAAAGATTCGGCGAAGCCGTGGGGTTACGCAACAAGCACTAGCTGAGATCGCGGGGCTGTCGCGGACGCAGGTGTGCAATTTAGAGCGCAATGAAAACAACTCAGGCACCAGTGCTGATCCGGCGCTGTCAACGGTGTATAAATTGGCGCTAGCGCTCGAAGTACCGCCGGTGCTTTTGCTTCCACAATCAGCAGATATGGTCAATTCCGTCTGCGCGACGACCAGCACGCGGGCCGTGGCGCAGAAGATTCCTAGTGCCACAGTGGGGGCGTCAGACATGCGGAATACAAAATTTCGGCGTGGTACCCGCACTATTCCTGAACAACAAACGCTTCGAAAAGCCGGGAGTTTGGTGTCAGAAGATGACGGCAAGCTTGAAACCAGTATGGGGGAGGAATTGCGGCCATTTTCGCAGGAATACACCGCGCAAAAGCGCCGTCAAGCTACGGCGTATAAGACAAAGATGGTCAATCGTATGACTTGAGATATGCAATTAAAGGATACAAAGCCGTCTTAAATTCTTTGAAAAGTACTGGTTGGCGCACCCTTGCCTGGGTAGGATTTATGAACAGCACGGTCTAGTTGTAGACTCGTGCGAAGAAGAAAATCTTTTGCGCACCACAATCAGGGGCGCTGGGCGTATCAAGGAGAGTCTGAGTATGACGCAGCCGACCGTTTCGGAATTCGTCAATGACTGGTTTGATACTCACCGCGCGGAAATCATTGGGTGGCGCCGGCATATTCACAGCCATCCTGAGCCATCCAACCAAGAGTTTGAAACCACCAAGTATCTCGCGAAAGTCTTAGCTGAGTACGGATTGGACGTTCAGCGCTTTCCAGAAACTGGCCTGATGGTCGATATTGGACCTGATACTGAAGAAGGCCGTATCGCATTTCGCGCAGATATTGATGCCCTTCCGGTCCAAGAGGTCACGGGCTTGGAATTTAGCTCGCAAACTCCAGGCGTTTCCCATTCCTGTGGGCATGATGTGCACACCACCATTGCCCTGGGCTTAGCGTGTGCAGTAGCGGATTATCACCGCGAATTTCCTCTAAGTATCGGCGTGCGCGTTATTTTCCAGCCGGCAGAAGAAGTCTGGGTCGGCGGTGCCACCGACGTCATTGACTGGGGCGCACTCAATGGCGTGCACTCTATTTACGCCGTGCACGTGGAGCCGAAGCTGCGCGTTGGCCGCATCGGTTTGCGCGCCGGGGCTATTACCTCTGCCACCGACATCATTGAATTAGATATCAAAGGACCCGGCGGACATACCTCGCGCCCGCACCTGTCCGCAGATGTCATCTACGCAATGAGCAAAGTAGTCACTGATTTGCCGGCACTATTGTCGCGCCGAATTGATCCACGCACGGGTACCGTTTTGGTCTTTGGCACGATGAACTCCGGCTATGCGCCTAATGCGATTCCGCAAACGGGTTCCTTGTCCGGGACTTTGCGCACCGCAGACATTGGGATTTGGCGCGAAATCTCCGGCATTTTCCAGGAATTGGTCGAGCAGGTCTTAGCGCCGACAGGTGTTAAACACGAGCTGACCTACCATCGCGGGGTTCCGCCGGTACTTAACGATGATGTGGCGACCGCGCTGATTGCATCGGCAGCCAAGGCAATTGATCCACAATCTATCGTGCAAGCTCCACAGTCGTCCGGCGGTGAAGATTTTTCTTGGTATCTCGAACACGTGCCAGGCTCCATGGTGCGATTGGGCTGTTGGTCCGGCGATGGCGATATGCACGACCTGCACCAGGGGGACTTGGTTGTTGATGAGCGCGCAATTGGCGTGGGCGTCAAGCTCTTTGCATCTGTGATTAATCAATTCGCCACCGCGATTGAAGAGGAGTCGGCGTAACGCTGACGCGCGCTGCTTTTAAATAGGGGGCATCCCAACGGTTGACCTGGCTAAGAACTTTTAACCTTTAACAGTTAGACTCTAGGGGAATAAATCCCCATGACTTTTAAAGGAGTCGGTTAAACATGGCTGAGCACCAAAAGCGCATTGTTATCATCGGCGGTGGCCCCGGAGGTTACGAGGCCGCGCAGGCAGGCGCCAAGTATGGCGCAGACATTACTGTCGTTGAAGACCAGGGCATGGGTGGTGCCAGTATTTTGTTGGACTGCGTTCCTTCAAAATCCTTTATCGCAGGCGCAAATATTAAAACGGACCTTCGCCGTGCAGATGACATGGGCTTAAATGAAGGTATTGGCAAGACCGAGCTAGCGCTGCAGGCACTGAATGAACGTGTCACTGCCTTAGCTACCCGCCAGTCTGATGACGTTCGCGCGCGAACTGAAGAACTGGGTGTTCGCATTATTGATGGCCGCGGCTATTTTGATAAGGACCAGACCCCAGCCATCAGCGGCGGACACAAAGTATCTGTTACCCACAATGCTGATGGCCGCGTTGAAGTCTTGGATGCGGACCTAGTTCTTATTGCTACTGGTGCCACCCCACGCGTATTGCCGGGCGCAAAGCCCGATGGTGAGCGTATCTTGAACTGGCAGCAGGTCTACAACCTGTCTGAACTGCCAGAGCACCTGATTGTGGTCGGTTCTGGTGTCACCGGTGCGGAGTTCGTATCAGCGTTTGCTGAGCTGGGCGTCAAGGTCACCATGGTGGCCTCCCGCGATCGTATTTTGCCGCACGATGATGCGGATGCTGCGGACGTGCTGGAGCAGGTCTTGGCAGAACGTGGCGTGGAACTGGAAAAGAACTGCCGCGTTGATACCGTAACCCGTACCGATGATGGCGGCGTCGTGGTCAAGACCACCGATGGCCGAGAGATCTTTGGCTCCCATGCTTTGATGTCCATTGGTTCGGTTCCGTCGACTGCAGATCTTGGTTTGGATAATGTCGGTGTAGAAACCGCACCTTCTGGCCACATCATGGTCGACCGCGTATCGCGCACCAATATCCCCGGTATCTACGCTGCTGGTGACTGCTCGGACTTGTTCCCACTGGCTTCAGTGGCAGCAATGCAGGGCCGTATCGCGATGTACCACTCATTGGGCGAAGGTGTATCCCCACTGCGTTTGAAGACGGTTGCCACAGCAGTATTTACCCGCCCAGAGATTGCTGCGGTTGGTTTTACTCAGAAGGAGATTGAAGCCGGTGAGGTCGCAGCGCGCACCATTATGATGCCGCTATCGACGAACCCTCGTGCGAAGATGCGTTCCCTGCGCCACGGTTTCGTTAAGCTTTTCTGTCGCGCAACCTCTGGTCGCGTAATTGGTGGCGTCATCGTAGCGCCAACTGCATCGGAGCTAATTTTGCCTATCGCAGTGGCGGTGACCAACCAGCTCACCGTCAACCAGCTGGCAGATTCGATGGCTGTGTACCCATCCCTGTCCGGCACCATCACGGAGGCCGCTCGTCGTCTGGTTGCCCACGACGACCTCGAGTAGGCACTGAGCTCGACGCTAGATCAAGAAATGATGCCCCAGCGGAAGTGGCCGTATTCGGTACTTCTCGCTGGGGCATTGTGTTTATAAGATGAGGTTAGAGGCCTACCGCTGCTACTGCCTGCTGAGCTTGTTCTTGAGTAAAGCCTTCACCGTACTCAGAGGTCAACTGGTTGAGTAGTTCCGCGCCGGACATGGGCATGAGTTCCTGGTAGCTTTCGGCAGCTTCAACTGCTTCGGCGTTCCAGTCTGCGTCTACGGTATCGACTGCGTACTGCGCTTGCTCAGGGGTGAAATTTTCTCCATATTCGGAGGTGAGCTGCTTGTACAGGCCGTCGTACGAGAAGTGGCTGAATTCCAGGTAGTTCTCGGCTGACTCGAGTGCTTCTGCATTCCAATCCGCCTCGACTGTGTCCATGGCATATTGCGCTGCTTCTGCCGTATAGCCTTCGCCGTATTCGGATGTTAGCTGATCATAGAGGCCCTGGTAGGAAAAGGAACTGAAGTCCAGGTAGCGCTCAGCCGAGCGTAGGGCGTTGGAAAATTCAGTCGAGACGCCATCATCGGCAGGCGCTGCTTCTGCTGCCGGAGCTTCGGCTTCCGCAGCTGGTGCCTCTGCCTCAGCTTCCGCGACAAGGTCGACGCTGTTGGCAGATTCTGCGGTGGTCGTGCCATCATCGTCATTGTTGTTAGTGACGATGCTGAACAAGCCAACCACTGCGACCACACCGACGCCCCATTTGAGGAAGCCGCGCTTTTTCTTTTTCTGCGGTTCTTGGGCGATTGGAGCCTGCATCTGTGGGGAAGGGGAGCCCTGGGAAGGGTTGGCATAGGGGTTGGGCTGTGAGCCAGTCATGGGTATGTCCTTTGGAAGAAGTGATAGGGAAATCTCATACTCATGCGGCAGGGTGCTACGTGGTGGTCTGGGACCCACCTTCCGGCAAAGTGCCCTTGGAAAGAAGTAGGTGCCGCTTGGGTACGGCTCTTATAGTGTCAAAGGCACTGGACATAGGGGTGATACGTACTAGAATGCCTGTACTAATTATTCGAAAGTCTGCAGGTAGGAGTATCTAGCGGTGTTCTAATGTGACTAGGAAATTCCTAGTTCTGCCAGGGCATGATCCGCTTGGCTTTCAGTAAATCGCCCGACGGTATCGGAAATCAACAATGAGTGTAGGTCCTCGGGCGTGATGTCAATATTGGTATTGCTCCAATATGACTCAGCGGCCTCCACTGCTTCGGCATCCCAGTCGGCAACGACATGATCGACGGCATAGCGGGCTTGTTCATCGGAGAAATTGTCCGCAGAAGAAGAGCTCAGCTGGTGGTGGAGTCCTTCATAGGAATAATGGCTGTGCCGAATGTAGCTTTCCGCAGCTTCAAGTGCTTCAGCATTCCAATCGGCGTCGACATTATCGAGCGCATATTGCGCTGCATCTTCGGCAAATACTTCCCCATACGGGCTCGTTAAGTGTTCTTTGAGCTCGGATTCCGAAAAGTGGTTATTGGCAAGTTCCTCTTGCGCATAAATGAGTGCGGCCTCGCCATCAGTGGAGGCATTCATGGCATCAATCCGGTTAGTACCGTCATCGATGATGTCGGTAATTCCATCATTGATATTGTCCTCTAGCCCTGAATCTTTGGCAAGGCTAAACCCAACGGCGCCGGCGACAACAATCACCATGGCGGATATGGCGATGATCTTATTGCGGTGGGAGCCTTTGGTGCGAGCTTTTTTCTCAGGCTTCCGGTCGGAGGAAAAGACCGCATTGCGCTGCAAAGATTCCTGATACTCAGCGTAGCTTTGGGTGGAATAGTCACTCTGTGGTTGCTGCTCAGGAAATTGCCCAGGAGTAGATCCATGGTTGTGGCCGGACATCAGGTTCCTCCGGGGTTGATCAGTAGAAGCGACGGTAATTGCAGATTCTACTGCGCTGGTAAGGAAAATAAACCTTTAGGCCAAATCAAATGGGGTATCCGAGGTGGCGTTGAGGTTGATGGCGTGCTCGCGGCCTTGCTGTGGGAAAGCGCGTTGTGGGCAGGCTTCGCGCGGGCAAATCGTGCACCCTGGTCCAATGGGTGTAGCAGAAGCAGGAGAGAGGTTTAGTGCATCGGAATAGATGAGTTTATCGGCGTGCGAGATATTGCATCCTAATCCCACCGCAAATTCTTTGCGCGGAGTGCCGAAGGATTTCACCTGCCCCTGCACGTGGCGTGCAATCCACATATAGGTGTGGCCATCGGGCATGGTCGCGACCTGGCGGGTGATGCGGTTGGGCGTTTCAAATGCACGGTGGATGACCCACAACGGACAAGATCCGCCCGAGCGTGAGAAGTGGAACGAGGTCGCGGACTGGCGTTTGGAAATATTTCCGGCGCGATCGGTGCGGATAAAGACAAAGGGAACGCCGCGCGCACCGGGGCGCTGCAGCGTCGTTAAGCGCTGCGCGGTGGTTTCAAAGCCAGTGCCGAAGATAGAAGCCATGCGGTCGATGTCATAGCGGGTATTTTCTGCAGTTTCCAAAAATTCCGTATACGGCAGGGTCACCGCAGCGGCAAAGTATTGGGCAAGACCATAGCGTCCGGTTTGCCGCGCGAGTTCATCCGGTAATTCGTGTACGAGATTGTCTAAGACATCGGTGTAGGCGAGCAAGCAATATTGCATCGCTAGCTGGAAGGTCAGCTGTGCATCGGAAAGCCCTGCTCGTAATGAAAGCTCACGCGAGGACGGCTCATAAATCCGTCGTTCAATCTGCGCGGAGCGGCCAAAACGGGTGTGCACATCAAATTCGCGGTCCAGCAGATTAGCCAAGTGATTAAGCCGGAGAATTTTATCGCCCAACTTGGCGGCGAGCCCTTCGGCGAGAACGTCTAATTCATGAATGTAGTTGTGAGATTCAAAGAAGAACTTTTGCACCATCTCCAACGGGGAAGGAGTGGCTTCGACCGGGTCGCTTTGAGCAATGGCGACCAGCTTGGGCATCATCTCCGGAAAGCGGGAGGCTAAATCATGCAAGGTGTCTTCTTCTGTGGTGGGAAATAAAGACCGCAGCTCATTGACGACGCGAAGGTCTCTATCGGCAGAAAAATAGGTGCTATCGACATTGAAAGCCTCCGATAGCTGAATCAGCACTGTGACCGTGAGCGGGCGCTGGTCATTTTCTAATTGGTTGAGGTAGCTAGTAGACAGGTCGAGTTGCTTAGCCATCTCCACCTGCGTGAGCCCGTAGGTCTTTCGCAGCGCGTGGATCCTTGCCCCCGCGAAGTGTTTGCTCATGACGTGCCTTTCATTGAAACTGCTTCCTACCTGCAGATTATGCAGGGTTTGCAGATTTCACTATTTAACACCACATTATTACACAAAGTTCGACTATGGCATAGAGCATTGAACCATCTCTAGTGTGATGGGTAACGCATTTATCGGATTTGTGGACAGAAGAAGGACTTTCGAAAAGAACATGATCGAACATTCAGTACGTACCCATAAGTCAGCTGAAGACTTCCCCGTGGAAGAGCACCTGGCTTACAAAATCGCACAGGTCGCAGCAGATCCAGTCGAGGTTGGTCAAGAGACCAAAGACATGATCATCAACCGCATCATTGACAACGCTGCCGTCGCTGTTGCGTCCGTCGTCCGCCGCCCGGTCACCTCCGCCCGCGCCATCGCCGCCGGCCACAAAGTCGATGATGGGGGAGCGACCGTCTTTGGCGTAGACGGTACCTACTCGGCGGAATGGGCAGCATTGGCTAATGGCACTGCGGTACGCGAGTTAGATTTCCATGACACGTTCCTGGCGGCCGACTACTCGCACCCCGGCGATAATATCCCGCCGATTCTCGCCGTCGCGCAGCACAAGGGACTCGACGGCAAGGCTTTGCTGCGAGGCATTGCCACCGGCTATGAAATCCAAGTCAACCTGGTCAAAGGTATTTGCTTGCACGAGTGGAAGATTGACCACGTAGCGCACCTGGGTCCGTCCGTCGCAGCTGGGCTGGGCACCATGCTGGAGCTGGACACTGACACCATCTATCAAGCGATTGGCCAAGCCCTGCACACCACCACGGCCACCCGCCAGTCACGTAAGGGACTGATTTCCTCGTGGAAGGCTTATGCCCCAGCCTTTGCCGGCAAAATGGCCATTGAAGCCGTCGACCGCTCCATGCGCGGTGAGGGCGCACCGGCACCAATTTGGGAAGGTGAAGACGGCTTTATTGCTTGGATGCTGCACTCCCCAGAGCGCACCTACACCGTGCCGCTGCCAGAAGCAGGCGAAGAAAAGCGCGCCATCTTGGAGACCTACACCAAGGAACACTCCGCGGAATACCAGTCCCAAGCACCCATTGACTTGGCGCGACGGATGAAGGCCACCTTGGAAGACAAGGGGCTTGCCACAGCCGATGTGGAATCCATCGTGCTGCACACTTCGCACCACACTCACTACGTCATTGGTACCGGCGCGAATGACCCACAGAAGATGGATCCTAATGCCTCGCGTGAGACTTTGGATCACTCCATCATGTATATCTTTGCGGTCGCATTAGAAGACGGCGCGTGGCACCACGTGGACTCTTATGCCCCAGAGCGCGCGAACCGCCCAGAGACCATCGAGCTGTGGCACAAGGTATCCACCGTCGAAGACTCCGAGTGGACCCGCCGCTACCACTCGCATGACCCGAATGAAAAGGCATTCGGCGCCAAGGCAGTGATCACCTTTAAAGATGGCACCGTCATCGAAGATGAAATGGCTGTTGCTGACGCCCATCCTTTTGGTGCCCGTCCATTTGCGCGCGAACAGTACATCGAGAAATTCCGCACGCTCGCCGAAGGCTTGGTATCAGCAGAAGAACAAGACCGTTTCTTGGCAGCTGCGGAAAATGTCGAAAACCTCCAGGACTTACACGAACTGAACGTGCGCTTGACGCCAGAAGCACTGGCACAAGCGCCACAGACTCCAGAAGGGATTTTCTAAATGGCTGGACTTTTTGGCTCCACGAAAACCAACGCAGAAAAGCGAAAAGCTTTTCGCGAGTCGCTGGAAAGTGAGGAACTGACTAGGCTTCCGGGCGCTTTCAACCCCTTGACTGCCCGGTTGATTCAAGACATCGGCGGATTCGAAGGCGTGTATATCTCCGGTGCGGTATTGGCTAATGACCTAGGCCTTCCGGATATCGGGTTAACCACCTTGACGGAGGTGTCCCAGCGCGCCGGGCAAATTGCACGGGCTACTGATTTGCCAGTGCTTGTCGATGCCGACACCGGCTTCGGAGAACCCATGTCCGCCGCACGAACCATCGCGAGCTTGGAAGATGCCGGTCTTGCCGGCTGTCACTTAGAAGACCAAGTCAATCCCAAGCGCTGTGGCCACCTCGATGGTAAAGAAGTCGTGCCCACCGAATTGATGGTGCGTCGTATTACTGCCGCGGTCAATGAACGCCGCGATGAAAATTTCATCATCTGTGCGCGTACTGATGCCGCAGGCATCCACGGCATTGACGAAGCCATCGAACGTGCGAAAGCCTATGCGGATGCTGGTGCAGACATGATCTTCACCGAGGCTTTGTATAGCGAAGAAGATTTTGCACAATTTCGCGCCGCCGTCGATATTCCCTTGCTGGCGAATATGACGGAGTTTGGCAAGACGGAATTGATGTCGGCGCAAAAAATTCAAGACCTAGGGTATAACGCGGTGATCTGGCCGGTATCGACCTTCCGCGTGGCCATGGGTGCTACCGAAGAATTCCTGAGGGATATGAAAGACGATGGCCTGCAGTCCAAGGAATGGCTCGAGCGCATGCAGCACCGCTCCCGACTGTATGAGCTGGTTCGTTACAACGAATACAACGACTTCGATCAGTCCGTATTTACCTACTCCCAGGAAACCTATAAGCCCACCTTTTAAGGAGAAAGATCATGTCTGAAACCCCAGAAATCCGTAAAGGCCTCTACGGCGTTGTTGTTGATGAAACCGCGGTCTCCAAGGTTGTGCCAGAGACCAACTCACTGACCTACCGTGGCTACCCAGTCCAAGAACTGGCGCGCTACTGCAGCTTTGAAGAAGTAGCCTACTTGCTGTGGAATGGGCGTTTGCCAAAGCAAGAATCACTCATTCGCTTCTCGGCACGTGAAAAGGCTCTGCGTCATCTCGACCGCCACTTGATCGACTTGGTCATGTCCATGCCACTGTCGTGCCACCCCATGGACGTGCTGCGCACCGCCGTGTCATTTATTGGCGCCCAGGACCCAGATGCCTACACCCGCAATTCCGAGCATGTTCGTCACTCTGCTCTGGAGCTGATGGCAAAGCTGCCCACCATCGTCGCGCTGGATATTCGCCGTCGCCAGGGCAAGGGCTATATTGAGCCGTCGCGCAAGAAGGGCTTTGCAGAAAACTTCCTGTGGATGGTCTTTGGAGATGAAGAAGGTTCACCTGCCAACTCCCGCTCAGATATCGAAGCCTTCGACAAATCGCTGATTCTTTATGCAGAGCACTCTTTCAACGCCTCCACATTCACCGGCCGCGTGGTCACCTCCACGATGTCAGATACTTACTCCGCAGTAGTCGCAGCCATCGGTGCGCTCAAGGGCCCACTGCACGGTGGTGCCAATGAAGCGGTCATGCACAATATACTCGACATCGATGACCCATCCAAGGCCGAGGCTTGGGCGAAAGAAAAGCTGGCCAATAAAGACCTCGTCATGGGCTTTGGCCACCGCGTCTACAAAAAGGGTGACTCCCGCGTTCCCACCATGGAAGCTGCTTTCAAGGAGCTTGCAGAAGAGCACGGACAGACCAAGTGGGTAGAAATCTACGATATTTTGGCTAAGACGATGGAAGAAAATACCTCCATCCACATCAAGCCCAACCTCGACTTCCCAGCAGGTCCTGCGTACTACATCCTGGGCTTTCCCATCGAATTTTTCACCCCGATCTTCGTCATGGCCCGCATTACCGGCTGGACTGCCCACATCGTGGAGCAAAATGAGAATAACTCGCTCATCCGTCCACTGTCGGCCTACGTCGGCGAAGAGCAGCGCTCGGTGCCACCGCGCTCTTTTTAAGTTAAGCCAAACCAGTTTGTGAAGTTTGCAAAACAATAATTGCAAACCGCAACACGGCGGTTTCTGCCCAGAAAAGACACCTCCTAGGGGTGTCTTTTCCTTTCGGGTAGCCGATCCCCCTAATCAATGTCCTGTGTGTTTCCTGCTTGTGCGGAGATTTTGCAAGGTCACAGAACCGCGAGTGAAAAACTTGGGGGAGTTAAGAATACAGATCGGCCGAAATGTGTTGTGAAGTCACCAATAGACGTATAGTTATGGGCATCACCCTGAAAGCTGTCCGCTTTGAGGAGATGTTCGAATTCAGCCCAGCCAACAAGTTGGGCACACGTAACCAACACCCGGTTATTAATTGGCAGACACATCCACGCCAGTTAGACGTGTGCACCG from Corynebacterium ammoniagenes DSM 20306 harbors:
- a CDS encoding short-chain fatty acyl-CoA regulator family protein; the protein is MSKHFAGARIHALRKTYGLTQVEMAKQLDLSTSYLNQLENDQRPLTVTVLIQLSEAFNVDSTYFSADRDLRVVNELRSLFPTTEEDTLHDLASRFPEMMPKLVAIAQSDPVEATPSPLEMVQKFFFESHNYIHELDVLAEGLAAKLGDKILRLNHLANLLDREFDVHTRFGRSAQIERRIYEPSSRELSLRAGLSDAQLTFQLAMQYCLLAYTDVLDNLVHELPDELARQTGRYGLAQYFAAAVTLPYTEFLETAENTRYDIDRMASIFGTGFETTAQRLTTLQRPGARGVPFVFIRTDRAGNISKRQSATSFHFSRSGGSCPLWVIHRAFETPNRITRQVATMPDGHTYMWIARHVQGQVKSFGTPRKEFAVGLGCNISHADKLIYSDALNLSPASATPIGPGCTICPREACPQRAFPQQGREHAINLNATSDTPFDLA
- the prpD gene encoding 2-methylcitrate dehydratase PrpD, which translates into the protein MIEHSVRTHKSAEDFPVEEHLAYKIAQVAADPVEVGQETKDMIINRIIDNAAVAVASVVRRPVTSARAIAAGHKVDDGGATVFGVDGTYSAEWAALANGTAVRELDFHDTFLAADYSHPGDNIPPILAVAQHKGLDGKALLRGIATGYEIQVNLVKGICLHEWKIDHVAHLGPSVAAGLGTMLELDTDTIYQAIGQALHTTTATRQSRKGLISSWKAYAPAFAGKMAIEAVDRSMRGEGAPAPIWEGEDGFIAWMLHSPERTYTVPLPEAGEEKRAILETYTKEHSAEYQSQAPIDLARRMKATLEDKGLATADVESIVLHTSHHTHYVIGTGANDPQKMDPNASRETLDHSIMYIFAVALEDGAWHHVDSYAPERANRPETIELWHKVSTVEDSEWTRRYHSHDPNEKAFGAKAVITFKDGTVIEDEMAVADAHPFGARPFAREQYIEKFRTLAEGLVSAEEQDRFLAAAENVENLQDLHELNVRLTPEALAQAPQTPEGIF
- the prpB gene encoding methylisocitrate lyase, encoding MAGLFGSTKTNAEKRKAFRESLESEELTRLPGAFNPLTARLIQDIGGFEGVYISGAVLANDLGLPDIGLTTLTEVSQRAGQIARATDLPVLVDADTGFGEPMSAARTIASLEDAGLAGCHLEDQVNPKRCGHLDGKEVVPTELMVRRITAAVNERRDENFIICARTDAAGIHGIDEAIERAKAYADAGADMIFTEALYSEEDFAQFRAAVDIPLLANMTEFGKTELMSAQKIQDLGYNAVIWPVSTFRVAMGATEEFLRDMKDDGLQSKEWLERMQHRSRLYELVRYNEYNDFDQSVFTYSQETYKPTF
- a CDS encoding bifunctional 2-methylcitrate synthase/citrate synthase, producing the protein MSETPEIRKGLYGVVVDETAVSKVVPETNSLTYRGYPVQELARYCSFEEVAYLLWNGRLPKQESLIRFSAREKALRHLDRHLIDLVMSMPLSCHPMDVLRTAVSFIGAQDPDAYTRNSEHVRHSALELMAKLPTIVALDIRRRQGKGYIEPSRKKGFAENFLWMVFGDEEGSPANSRSDIEAFDKSLILYAEHSFNASTFTGRVVTSTMSDTYSAVVAAIGALKGPLHGGANEAVMHNILDIDDPSKAEAWAKEKLANKDLVMGFGHRVYKKGDSRVPTMEAAFKELAEEHGQTKWVEIYDILAKTMEENTSIHIKPNLDFPAGPAYYILGFPIEFFTPIFVMARITGWTAHIVEQNENNSLIRPLSAYVGEEQRSVPPRSF